DNA sequence from the Paramormyrops kingsleyae isolate MSU_618 chromosome 14, PKINGS_0.4, whole genome shotgun sequence genome:
ggcccacacacagacatgcagagacagacagacactgacacacacatacacacacacagaccgacacagatacacaggcccacacacagacatgcagagacagacagacactgacacacacacacagactgacacagatacacagtcccacacacagacatgcagagacagacagacactgacacacacacagacagccagaCACAGGCACAGGCCCAAAGAGCAGCCACCCCCCCAGCCGATTCTACCCACCAGGCGGATAAGCTGGCGGTCCAGCCAACGCAGGACATCGGGCCCCTCCTCAGTCTCAGCCCGGTACACGGCCAAGCGAGCCATCAAGATGGCCGAGGCCTCCTGGTCGAAGGAGGCGGCGATGCTCTGGATCTGCGTCTGCGCGTCAGCCCAGCTGTGGGGAGGCGGGCCCCCATTCAGTTAACATCTGCCTATTAAAGTCTAGCAACCATGCTAGACAGCTGTTTAGCCATTCAATTTAAATGATAACACATAAAACAGTGTCAGTAAAAACAATCAGTAATCACTTGATGAGGAACTTAAAGTACGACTAACTATTTGTTCTTGGAATTACAGAACAtcattatttaaaagaacaaaATGTCAAGTGTTTCATGCTGACTCCATATGTCACAACTCACAaggctaaaaataaaaatttatacaAATGTGCCTTTTTGATTCTCCTCTTTTTTATAGCACAACATTTTCTTGTGTCTCCAGGGCAAAACACAAGACTTCTGAGACCTGGGCTGAACATAACACACATCATCCAGAAGCCTTTTAGTCTACAAAAAAATCATGCACATCATGTAATTATATAGTCTTCCTACCCTTATTGAAAATCAATGGAAAACCACTACATCTCACCCACAGGAGATGGTctcaaaatataaaatttcatATAATCCAATtagtgtttttgcttctttgCTACAGCTCATGAAGGTTACTACCACTATTTTGTGAATAAGCAGTATCAGGATGGATTAAAAATACCACACACAGAATTATGTGCCATTTTCTAGAGCCAACAGCAAGTGTTTGGGTTAGAAAGTGTGCATTTTTGAACATTACATGTAGGACAGACTCCCTTTTAGGAGACATGACTAATCCTTTGTCTACCCTCAGCAGAGACATTGATTTTCCCCCTGATAAGTAAATACTTGTTCCTATGGAGACTAAGTAAACTCATTGCAGATCACACAAGTGATAATTAGCCCTGAAATGCACATCTTATGCTCTGGGGACCAGAGTGCGCCACACCGTCGGCGATTGTGAAGAACACTACAAAGGTCAGCTTGCAGACTggctttcattaaaaaaaatacccacAAAAATGGGGCAGAGAGGAGAGCACTTCCACCTGAGTGCAGGAGGAGCAGCTATAAAAACTGCCAGTGATCATCCGAAAAATCAGACGATATTTACTGCCGATAATTCCCTTTAAAATGGTGACCCTTACTGCATTGCACACCCATATCCTAATGCAGTTTCTGGGGCCTGTAAGCTATAGCAGCAACATACCATTGAGTGACAAACTGAACTATAAATCTGCATAGGACTGCATATTTAATCAGCAAAATAAAAGCATCAAAGACCATGCCACAGTCTTAACTTAGTCATTTTTCAAGAGCCTGTGTACATGCGCATCTGTACTGTAACTGGGACTGGACACAGCAgcaaaagcagcagcagcagcacggtGCAGGTGTGCTTCCCTTCCCAAAGCAACAGGAGGTGCTGTCCTGCCACCTGTTGTACAGGGACAGTTCCCTGTTAGAAAGACTAGTTCTACATAATGACAGAGGTTAATAAAGACCTCCAGGTCTTCGTAATCATGTTATAATCGGGGTCTTTGGACTCATTCGTGTGATCAGCCTTCAGATGGCTTTAGCATGGAGTTCTTAGCTCTGCTTCACATACAGGCTTCACATACAGGCTTGATGTATACATCAAGgcagagccggggggggggggggggggacggggggggggggacttactTCCGGGCGATGGTGGTGACACGGATGCGCCTCTGGCCACTTGAGTGCTGGTACTGGGTTACGAACTGGACTGCCCCACGACCACCCTGGGGAATGGGCGCGTTGTGCTGCAGGGTGAGACAGACGCATATGTAACCCAAACTGAAACTAAAAATCACCAccggggggtgttccacaaatcaggatttctcagttagctggattAATTTAAGATAGAAATTACGATTGTCCAACAAGTAGAAATGCACCGATTGTATCTGCCAACTAGGTATAAATAGGTATTGGCCAATACAGCAACAGATGGCCATTGGCCGATGCTTAAAAATCAGCCGATACTTACTGCTGATAATTTCCATTAAAATGGTGACCTtcattgctttgcacacccACGTACTAAAGTTAGAAAAATATCTGTCTGCCATGtggaattattttaatgttagcGAAAATTATGTTAGAAATGCGTTTTGAAAACTGCTAAAATTTCACTAGGAGGATCTACTAATAAAAATTTCAACACAACAAATTTGATTGCACTTTAAGGTGAGACTGAAgagtttctgaaaaacaaatctGTTCCTATAAAGAAGGCTGCAGTACTGCTGAGTAACACTAGTCCCTCAGTAATGCAAGCGTTtgatagcaaaagaaaattcagtGCAGACAGCGCAATATCCAAAGGTATTACTCAGAAAATTCACACTTGATCAGCCCTTATCTGTTATAAAtggcataaatatataaaagatGCATATAGTGCTCTGGGACAGTTGCTGTATGCCAGAGTTGGTGTTTCCTtaccaaaaaaatactttttcatatttttcgaatgcaattaatttatattataatttacTTGTGTGGAGTGTCTCTCAATTTATTGAATCTGCAAAACCTCCAAAACAATCGGTATCAGTGTCAGTTTTTTAAATAACTCGCTATCGGTATTGGCCAGAATTTTCCCTATTGGTGTATCACTACCAATAAGAGTTTAGGGTAAGGAGcgttcctattggacaatcataaCTTCTATCTTAAGTCAATCCAGCTAACTCAGAAATCCTGCTTAGTGGAACACAGCCCAGGTAACAGCTGAGCGGTCTTCTCTAACGACACTCAGCAAGTTAGTCCTGCTTATCTTACCTTCACAATACAAGGCATTGTTCATAAGCACTGCCGACATCCGAAAACCCCCTCTCACACTAAACTGAATTTACAATGCAGATGCCAAATGCACCATAGATCGCTGCGTGATATCTTTGAAAAGGCACACAGAGGCAGTACAGTAAATCAGTTACGTTCAAGAACATTTACATAATAGCCTCTGTTTGCTTTGGGTGTTAGTACCCAAAGAATCCACGCTTATCCTTACCAACACGACTGCGTCAAGCTACCAATGTAAAACAATATCCACGGTGCAATAACATGTTTACATGGGTGACAGATTTTCCATAAccttatggggaaaaaaaaatcactatgtGTCCATGGAAAGACCACAGCATATGATAAACACCTAAAACATACTTCCTAAACAGAGAACAGCATATGCAACAACAACTATGCAAGTCACCTTACTTTAAATGCATTAATGCATAGAGAACTTTCATATGCTTCTGCTCCTGCCCAATTAGCTGACTTGGTGGTTAAGcatgggtttaaaaaaaaagcatttgatgGTTAAGTTCCAGAAGGAATGCCGCTATTATGTCCTTAATCGACATACATCATTTGCAATAGTCTGGAAAGATATCCAGATAAAGAATAAACCTGCAATCATAAAACCTGCAATTAAAACAGCACACATTTTAGCCATTCAGAGAGGTCAAGGTGTACATTCAGCACTTCCTTACTGAGAAATCAGATCTGCCATTATATTGCAACAATTCCAAAGATATATCAGAATATTACCCAGATCCATAGAGCTGAActtagaaaaacaaaaattagaTACTGCAAGCACAGTGTTCTGTGGACATATGCTCTGATGTACATTTGTAAATATCCTGCTACGGACAGCTCAAATTCAAAACCCTGTTTATTTGATAAGCGAAAAGCAGATGCTATTGATGGAAACATCTTAAAATCCTTCTTAAAAACAAtcaaaccattaaaaaaaatgcatgatgGCTAATTGTGGCGTGAGCTCAGGAAACAGGAGATGTAATAATTAATGATTAAGGTTTAATAGGGCGGATTAGAATCACACTTCCTGCCAATTACAATCTCAGTGGCAGAGTGGAAAATGGCCCTCATTAGtagacaaaaacaaaccaacCAGGAATGGGTCACGGGCATTAATCAGCCGACAGGCGGCCTATAAACAGCCTCCATCTGCAGGGGGCTTTGCGTTACTGCAATCAGCATTCGCTCAAACATCCTCAGGTCTCCTAACTAAGCAGGGAAGGGTTACGCCTCCTTCTCTGCTAATGTAACCCCTGGCTGGACCTGGTAGAGTGCTATGGGAGCTGGAACAGCACAGAGAAAGGCAGGAGCGGCTCTCCTCACCCGAGGAAGAAGAGGAAGGCAGCACGGGCAGGAGCGGCTCTCCTCACCCGAGGAAGAAGAGGAAGGCAGCACGGGCAGGAGCGGCTCTCCTCACCCGAGGAAGAGGAAGGGGAGGCAGCGCGGGCAGGAGCGGCTCTCCTCACCCGAGGAAGAGGAAGGGGAGGCAGCGCGGGCAGGAGCGGCTCTCCTCACCCGAGGAAGAGGAAGGGGAGGCAGCGCGGGCAGGAGCGGCTCTCCTCACCCGAGGAAGAGGAAGGGGAGGCAGCGCGGGCAGGAGCGGCTCTCCTCACCCGAGGAAGAGGAAGGGGAGGCAGCGCGGGCAGGAGCGGCTCTCCTCACCCGAGGAAGAGGAAGGGGAGGCAGCGCGGGCAGGAGCGGCTCTCCTCACCCGAGGAAGAGGAAGGGGAGGCAGCGCGGGCAGGAGCGGCTCTCCTCACCCGAGGAAGAGGAAGGGGAGGCAGCGCGGGCAGGAGCGGCTCTCCTCACCCGAGGAAGAGGAAGGGGAGGCAGCGCGGGCAGGAGCGGCTCTCCTCACCCGAGGAAGAGGAAGGGGAGGCAGCGCGGGCAGGAGCGGCTCTCCTCACCCGAGGAAGAGGAAGGGGAGGCAGCGCGGGCAGGACTGAGGGACTCTAGCTGACTGAGGATGCCCTCAGCTGCCCTCTTGTACGCGGCTGCCATGATCTGCACCACTGTGGCCTCTGTGTGTGGAAACATCACCCTGCTCCTGGTGCTGGCCCTTAACCAGGGGCTTCGCACAGAGACATGGGCCCTCACGCTCAGCGTCTGCCTCAGTGACCTGGCTCTGGGGCTTTGCACCGTGCCCTTCGGGGTGCACAACAGCCTGCTGGgggtgtggggcggagcaggggGTAGCAGCGGTGAAGAGGGCAGGTACACGGGGGACGGCCCGCTCTGCTGGGCTGCCGGCTTCTCCTTCGTGCTGTTCCAGCTAGCCTCCCTGCACTCCCTCACCTGGGCCACCGTCGACAAGTTCACAGAGATCTGCTTTGCGCTGCAGTACCCGCGCCTCTTCACCAAGAGCAGGAGCCGCGGCAGTCTCGCCCTACTCTGGCTCTACTCGCTGCTCAGCGCCACCCTGCCGCTGCTGGGATGCGGCTCGTACCGCTACAGCGCTGGCAGGTTCATCTGCGCACCCAGTTTCCCTTCCTCCGGCACAGGCCTCAGCCTGCTGTTCCTGGGCGTAGGTGTTATCGCTCCCATCCTGGTCATCTGCTCCCTGTACACCTACCTGGTTTACATCGCCAGGAGCCAAGCCCTGCGGGGGACGTTCATCTGCAATGAACAGCACTGCCACTACGTGCCGGCAAAGAACTATTTCAGGAGCTCCATGGTTATGACCACAACCTTGGGTAAGTTCAGACTAATACACAGACTGAATAGAAAGCTAT
Encoded proteins:
- the LOC111855022 gene encoding adenosine receptor A3, with the protein product MPSAALLYAAAMICTTVASVCGNITLLLVLALNQGLRTETWALTLSVCLSDLALGLCTVPFGVHNSLLGVWGGAGGSSGEEGRYTGDGPLCWAAGFSFVLFQLASLHSLTWATVDKFTEICFALQYPRLFTKSRSRGSLALLWLYSLLSATLPLLGCGSYRYSAGRFICAPSFPSSGTGLSLLFLGVGVIAPILVICSLYTYLVYIARSQALRGTFICNEQHCHYVPAKNYFRSSMVMTTTLACLLVCWLPYIITCFYEVFTSRESPVWANALATWLVLLTSALNPWINCMTQK